One part of the Armatimonadota bacterium genome encodes these proteins:
- a CDS encoding radical SAM protein, whose translation MTVWDRLQLEPIVSGCPNRCRHCSEEGGPPFGALMSLDDVKWLVGEFGRAFEKTTGHAPSVRCGLDTFEPTAHPDFVRLKAYELSFIPEARRHEFDMLSSNGYGLARLEDWRPVYEALIAAGFSGIGFAIHGLEAEHDWFVRRSGAYRDLVIATQRALACGMRVWFEIHLNKRNLDSFNSIAEMLEQLGGGKIRIITGVPGFFPNDRLREFEALLRPTKADLDLFAEALERMKCGVETEAVWTQRLMEKGRKICPHTYEHGGNVPSERTLGRLVVMPDLDVKELFFSRPAIPHGNVRRDGIESVWRSILEAQGPPLPEPQELARLYGDFGSQALHPCGDSVYMKLCDRYWHGRPQTASGRTSR comes from the coding sequence ATGACCGTGTGGGACAGACTGCAGTTGGAACCTATCGTTTCCGGGTGCCCAAATCGCTGCCGTCACTGCTCGGAGGAGGGTGGCCCGCCTTTCGGCGCGCTCATGAGCCTTGATGATGTCAAGTGGCTTGTGGGCGAGTTCGGGCGCGCCTTCGAGAAAACGACAGGCCACGCCCCGAGTGTCCGCTGCGGGCTCGACACCTTCGAGCCCACCGCTCATCCGGACTTCGTGCGCCTGAAGGCATACGAATTGTCTTTCATCCCCGAGGCCCGGCGGCACGAGTTCGACATGCTCAGTTCCAACGGATATGGCCTGGCTCGCCTTGAAGACTGGCGACCCGTCTATGAGGCGCTGATTGCTGCAGGCTTCTCGGGAATTGGCTTTGCGATCCACGGGCTGGAGGCCGAGCACGACTGGTTCGTGCGGCGATCGGGAGCCTACCGGGACCTGGTAATCGCGACCCAGCGGGCGCTTGCCTGCGGCATGAGAGTCTGGTTCGAGATACACCTCAACAAGAGAAACCTGGACTCGTTCAACTCGATTGCTGAGATGCTGGAACAACTCGGTGGAGGCAAGATCAGGATTATCACCGGCGTCCCCGGTTTCTTCCCTAATGACCGCCTACGGGAATTCGAGGCGTTGCTTCGGCCCACCAAGGCTGACCTCGACTTGTTCGCCGAGGCCCTAGAGCGGATGAAGTGCGGGGTGGAAACAGAGGCGGTCTGGACGCAGCGCCTTATGGAGAAGGGCAGGAAGATATGCCCGCACACCTACGAGCATGGCGGCAACGTACCCTCGGAACGCACGCTCGGCCGGCTTGTCGTCATGCCTGACTTAGACGTGAAGGAGTTGTTCTTCTCACGCCCTGCGATTCCGCACGGCAATGTCAGGCGGGACGGCATCGAAAGCGTCTGGCGCAGCATTCTCGAAGCGCAGGGGCCCCCTCTCCCTGAGCCGCAAGAACTCGCGCGGCTTTACGGCGACTTCGGGTCCCAGGCCCTCCATCCTTGCGGCGACAGCGTCTACATGAAACTTTGCGATCGCTACTGGCACGGTCGACCGCAGACCGCAAGCGGGAGGACATCAAGATGA